One segment of Syngnathus scovelli strain Florida chromosome 6, RoL_Ssco_1.2, whole genome shotgun sequence DNA contains the following:
- the LOC125970120 gene encoding fibroblast growth factor receptor substrate 2 isoform X2 — MGSSCSSCPDKELIADNHQSKFKVVNVDDDGNELGAGVMELTDGELVLHTHRRDDIRWPYLCLRRYGYDSNLFSFESGRRCQTGQGIFAFKCARAEEIFNMLQDIMHSHSISVVEEAVLDTGHQGATLSPAVPNGVTRLPSTGDVPSHPSSRHPSVASTRLPSVGEESTHPLLVSDESASPACAPAAPAPPDERCPCFQAHTYVNTARLLEEPLSTDVAPESPAFPDDRGPATPPPPPRVNCDTLPPEPRVLLEPQGARFVLGPTPVQRRLREAGETREGDKEAAETGAAPHWRRPPPLTPDLQNVNNSAQRRTALLDYENLPALPPVWEARKSSWEEEENGGGLKTLSLNGFNLHCCPLPLSAAYDPSHNYVNTENVTAPLSAHRPETARRRPDGPTVFNFDFRRAPVAGEPPKTLNYIEVETDNGGGNRGASDGSDPHTPRTPTSPPPPGTPTRRTELYALIDIERTAAMSNLQKARPRDDGTSRKTRHNSTELPSKSAAAL; from the exons ATGGGTAGTAGCTGTTCAAGCTGTCCAGACAAAGAATTGATTGCAGATAATCATCAAAGTAAATTCAAG GTGGTCAACGTGGACGACGATGGGAACGAGCTGGGCGCCGGCGTGATGGAGCTGACGGATGGCGAGCTGGTCCTGCACACGCATCGCCGCGACGACATTAGGTGGCCGTACCTGTGCCTGCGTCGCTATGGTTACGACTCCAACCTCTTCTCCTTCGAGAGCGGGCGCCGCTGTCAGACCGGACAAG GTATCTTTGCGTTCAAGTGCGCACGTGCTGAGGAAATCTTCAATATGCTGCAAGACATCATGCACAGTCACAGCATTAGCGTTGTGGAGGAAGCTGTGCTGGAcactggccaccagggggcaacgCTCTCACCTGCag TGCCCAATGGTGTGACGCGGCTCCCGTCAACGGGCGATGTCCCGTCCCACCCGTCCAGCCGCCACCCGTCGGTGGCCAGCACCCGGCTGCCGTCGGTGGGCGAAGAGTCCACGCACCCCCTGCTGGTGTCCGACGAGAGCGCAAGTCCGGCGTGCGCTCCCGCTGCCCCAGCGCCGCCCGACGAGCGCTGCCCCTGCTTTCAGGCGCACACCTACGTCAACACGGCGCGTCTGCTAGAGGAGCCGCTGAGCACTGACGTGGCGCCGGAGAGCCCCGCCTTCCCGGATGACCGCGGCCCAGCCACCCCTCCGCCCCCTCCACGGGTGAACTGTGATACGCTGCCGCCGGAGCCCCGGGTGCTACTCGAGCCACAGGGCGCGCGCTTCGTGCTGGGACCCACGCCGGTCCAGCGACGGCTGAGGGAGGCGGGAGAGACTCGAGAGGGTGACAAGGAGGCGGCCGAAACGGGCGCGGCGCCCCACTGGCGCCGCCCACCCCCGCTGACCCCCGACCTGCAGAATGTCAACAACTCAGCGCAGCGCCGAACGGCGTTGCTGGACTATGAGAACCTGCCGGCGCTGCCGCCCGTGTGGGAGGCACGCAAGTCCagctgggaggaggaggagaacggTGGCGGCCTGAAAACGCTGTCGCTCAACGGCTTCAACCTGCATTGTTGCCCCCTCCCGCTGTCGGCCGCCTACGATCCCTCGCACAACTACGTCAACACGGAGAACGTGACGGCACCGCTGAGCGCCCACCGACCTGAAACGGCGCGGCGCCGCCCTGACGGGCCCACCGTCTTCAACTTTGACTTCCGCCGAGCGCCGGTGGCGGGCGAGCCGCCTAAGACGCTCAACTACATTGAGGTGGAGACGGACAACGGGGGCGGCAACCGGGGTGCTTCGGATGGCAGTGACCCGCACACGCCGCGCACCCCCACCTCgcccccgccacccggcacaccCACGCGCCGCACTGAGCTCTATGCACTCATCGACATCGAGCGCACGGCTGCCATGTCCAACCTGCAGAAGGCGCGACCGCGGGACGACGGCACCTCGCGCAAGACGCGCCACAACAGCACCGAGCTACCTAGCAAGAGTGCCGCTGCCTTGTGA
- the tbc1d15 gene encoding TBC1 domain family member 15 isoform X1 translates to MAAESNAKVLFEHEGVFMHPCGDEEDKEEDFLVCGSLRIVEKDADIMLEFTPLEDSVDPSHILCAAKDSSSVMEWAQCGSRCPGEPGRRPVESQLSYEAEWDLINATSFKKKSCAAGEGQFAGEGSVTGGHERGGRFFSVSLGQLAAVTLQEDPCGDAPSLLFTLKGSSSLPPLHFHQGGSRELLDSLRRVVALSECAEDESRLLISSPDKVLSQSFENLVEDNNFGLVQKFRKDPYVTTLGRFSKVTNYIFDAFRGTEEQHQRPPEEVAHLLGELIPGLEINQQEEPGFEVVTRVDLGTRPQVSRSAPVSADTWNGHQDQDGRLMQVARLQESIFRGGLCHAVRKEAWKFLLGYFPWNSTLDERKSLQRSKTDEYFRMKLQWKSVSEEQERRNCRLRDYRSLIEKDVNRTDRSNRFFEGLDTPGLVLLHDVLMTYCMYDFDLGYVQGMSDLLSPIVFVMENEVDAFWCFVSFMEHMHQNFEEQMQGMKTQLIQLSTLLRLLDPSFCNYLESQDSGYLYFCFRWLLIRFKREFSFHDVLRLWEVMWTGLPCHNFHLLLCCAILDSEKSKIMEEKFGFNEILKHVNELSMKLDVEEILQKAESIWLQINQCQGLPQAVLNILASDSEACRCRDSNQRAASSAVPMAGALHRDKRACATSSGHLRAMDSQHLSKVAFMS, encoded by the exons ATGGCGGCCGAGTCTAATGCTAAG gTTCTATTTGAGCATGAGGGAGTTTTTATGCATCCCTGTGGTGATGAAGAAGACAAGGAagaagattttcttgtttgtgGTTCACTTCGAATAGTTGAGAAG GATGCTGACATCATGTTGGAGTTCACGCCTCTTGAGGATTCCGTGGACCCGTCGCACATTTTATGCGCTGCCAAG GACTCCAGCTCGGTCATGGAATGGGCCCAATGCGGCAGCCGGTGTCCTGGCGAGCCGGGTCGCCGGCCTGTGGAGAGCCAGCTGAGCTATGAGGCCGAGTGGGACCTGATTAACGCCACGTCTTTCAAGAAGAAGTCCTGTGCTGCAGGCGAGGGTCAGTTTGCAGGCGAGG GTTCCGTGACGGGCGGCCACGAGCGCGGCGGACGCTTCTTCTCGGTCAGCCTCGGTCAGCTCGCAGCCGTCACGCTCCAGGAGGACCCGTGCGGCGACGCGCCCTCGCTGCTCTTCACGCTGAAGGGATCTTCATCGCTGCCACCTTTACACTTCCACCAGGGCGGCAGCAGAGAGCTGCTGGACAGCCTGAGGAGAGTCGTCGCGCTCAGCGA GTGCGCGGAGGACGAGTCTCGTCTGCTGATCAGCTCTCCCGACAAAGTTCTGAGTCAGTCCTTTGAGAATCTGGTGGAGGATAACAACTTCGGCCTGGTCCAG AAGTTTCGCAAGGATCCCTACGTGACCACCCTGGGCCGCTTCTCCAAAGTCACTAACTACATTTTCGACGCCTTCCGTGGCACGGAGGAGCAGCACCAGCGCCCCCCAGAGGAGGTGGCCCACCTACTGGGGGAGCTCATCCCAGGCCTGGAGATCAACCAGCAGGAGGAGCCTGGGTTTGAGGTGGTCACCAGG GTGGACCTGGGGACGCGACCACAGGTGTCACGGAGCGCTCCAGTGTCTGCCGACACGTGGAACGGACATCAGGACCAGGACGGTCGCTTGATGCAAGTGGCTCGGCTCCAAGAGTCCATCTTCAGAGGG GGTCTGTGCCACGCGGTGAGGAAAGAAGCCTGGAAGTTTCTTTTGGGCTATTTTCCCTGGAACAGTACTCTGGACGAGAGGAAAAGTCTGCAGAGAAGCAAAAC GGACGAATATTTCCGCATGAAGCTGCAGTGGAAGTCGGTGAGCGAGGAGCAGGAGAGAAGGAATTGCCGGCTTCGAGACTACAGGAGTCTGATCG AGAAAGATGTCAACCGCACGGACAGAAGCAACCGGTTCTTCGAGGGGCTGGACACTCCGGGTCTGGTCCTCCTGCACGACGTGCTCATGACATACTGCATGTACGACTTTGACCTGG GTTACGTGCAGGGCATGAGCGACCTTCTGTCACCCATCGTCTTCGTCATGGAGAACGAGGTGGACGCCTTCTGGTGCTTCGTCTCCTTCATGGAGCACATG CACCAGAACTTTGAGGAGCAAATGCAGGGAATGAAGACTCAGCTGATCCAGCTCAGTACGCTGCTCAGGCTGCTGGATCCGTCCTTCTGCAACTATCTGG AATCTCAGGATTCCGGTTATCTTTATTTCTGCTTCCGCTGGCTGCTCATCCGCTTCAAGAGGGAGTTCTCCTTCCACGACGTCCTCAGGCTGTGGGAG GTCATGTGGACGGGGCTGCCTTGTCACAACTtccatctcttgctctgctgcgCTATTCTGGACTCGGAGAAGAGCAAAATCATGGAGGAAAAGTTTGGCTTCAACGAGATCCTCAAA CATGTGAACGAGCTCTCCATGAAGCTGGACGTGGAAGAAATCCTTCAGAAGGCTGAAAGCATCTGGTTGCAGATCAACCAGTGTCAG GGCCTGCCTCAGGCCGTGCTCAACATCCTGGCGTCGGACTCTGAAGCTTGCCGTTGCCGTGACTCCAACCAGCGCGCAGCATCCTCGGCCGTGCCCATGGCGGGAGCCTTGCATCGAGACAAACGTGCCTGCGCCACCTCCAGCGGACACTTGCGAGCCATGGACTCTCAGCATCTTAGCAAAGTGGCCTTCATGTCCTAG
- the tbc1d15 gene encoding TBC1 domain family member 15 isoform X2: MAAESNAKVLFEHEGVFMHPCGDEEDKEEDFLVCGSLRIVEKDADIMLEFTPLEDSVDPSHILCAAKDSSSVMEWAQCGSRCPGEPGRRPVESQLSYEAEWDLINATSFKKKSCAAGEGSVTGGHERGGRFFSVSLGQLAAVTLQEDPCGDAPSLLFTLKGSSSLPPLHFHQGGSRELLDSLRRVVALSECAEDESRLLISSPDKVLSQSFENLVEDNNFGLVQKFRKDPYVTTLGRFSKVTNYIFDAFRGTEEQHQRPPEEVAHLLGELIPGLEINQQEEPGFEVVTRVDLGTRPQVSRSAPVSADTWNGHQDQDGRLMQVARLQESIFRGGLCHAVRKEAWKFLLGYFPWNSTLDERKSLQRSKTDEYFRMKLQWKSVSEEQERRNCRLRDYRSLIEKDVNRTDRSNRFFEGLDTPGLVLLHDVLMTYCMYDFDLGYVQGMSDLLSPIVFVMENEVDAFWCFVSFMEHMHQNFEEQMQGMKTQLIQLSTLLRLLDPSFCNYLESQDSGYLYFCFRWLLIRFKREFSFHDVLRLWEVMWTGLPCHNFHLLLCCAILDSEKSKIMEEKFGFNEILKHVNELSMKLDVEEILQKAESIWLQINQCQGLPQAVLNILASDSEACRCRDSNQRAASSAVPMAGALHRDKRACATSSGHLRAMDSQHLSKVAFMS; encoded by the exons ATGGCGGCCGAGTCTAATGCTAAG gTTCTATTTGAGCATGAGGGAGTTTTTATGCATCCCTGTGGTGATGAAGAAGACAAGGAagaagattttcttgtttgtgGTTCACTTCGAATAGTTGAGAAG GATGCTGACATCATGTTGGAGTTCACGCCTCTTGAGGATTCCGTGGACCCGTCGCACATTTTATGCGCTGCCAAG GACTCCAGCTCGGTCATGGAATGGGCCCAATGCGGCAGCCGGTGTCCTGGCGAGCCGGGTCGCCGGCCTGTGGAGAGCCAGCTGAGCTATGAGGCCGAGTGGGACCTGATTAACGCCACGTCTTTCAAGAAGAAGTCCTGTGCTGCAGGCGAGG GTTCCGTGACGGGCGGCCACGAGCGCGGCGGACGCTTCTTCTCGGTCAGCCTCGGTCAGCTCGCAGCCGTCACGCTCCAGGAGGACCCGTGCGGCGACGCGCCCTCGCTGCTCTTCACGCTGAAGGGATCTTCATCGCTGCCACCTTTACACTTCCACCAGGGCGGCAGCAGAGAGCTGCTGGACAGCCTGAGGAGAGTCGTCGCGCTCAGCGA GTGCGCGGAGGACGAGTCTCGTCTGCTGATCAGCTCTCCCGACAAAGTTCTGAGTCAGTCCTTTGAGAATCTGGTGGAGGATAACAACTTCGGCCTGGTCCAG AAGTTTCGCAAGGATCCCTACGTGACCACCCTGGGCCGCTTCTCCAAAGTCACTAACTACATTTTCGACGCCTTCCGTGGCACGGAGGAGCAGCACCAGCGCCCCCCAGAGGAGGTGGCCCACCTACTGGGGGAGCTCATCCCAGGCCTGGAGATCAACCAGCAGGAGGAGCCTGGGTTTGAGGTGGTCACCAGG GTGGACCTGGGGACGCGACCACAGGTGTCACGGAGCGCTCCAGTGTCTGCCGACACGTGGAACGGACATCAGGACCAGGACGGTCGCTTGATGCAAGTGGCTCGGCTCCAAGAGTCCATCTTCAGAGGG GGTCTGTGCCACGCGGTGAGGAAAGAAGCCTGGAAGTTTCTTTTGGGCTATTTTCCCTGGAACAGTACTCTGGACGAGAGGAAAAGTCTGCAGAGAAGCAAAAC GGACGAATATTTCCGCATGAAGCTGCAGTGGAAGTCGGTGAGCGAGGAGCAGGAGAGAAGGAATTGCCGGCTTCGAGACTACAGGAGTCTGATCG AGAAAGATGTCAACCGCACGGACAGAAGCAACCGGTTCTTCGAGGGGCTGGACACTCCGGGTCTGGTCCTCCTGCACGACGTGCTCATGACATACTGCATGTACGACTTTGACCTGG GTTACGTGCAGGGCATGAGCGACCTTCTGTCACCCATCGTCTTCGTCATGGAGAACGAGGTGGACGCCTTCTGGTGCTTCGTCTCCTTCATGGAGCACATG CACCAGAACTTTGAGGAGCAAATGCAGGGAATGAAGACTCAGCTGATCCAGCTCAGTACGCTGCTCAGGCTGCTGGATCCGTCCTTCTGCAACTATCTGG AATCTCAGGATTCCGGTTATCTTTATTTCTGCTTCCGCTGGCTGCTCATCCGCTTCAAGAGGGAGTTCTCCTTCCACGACGTCCTCAGGCTGTGGGAG GTCATGTGGACGGGGCTGCCTTGTCACAACTtccatctcttgctctgctgcgCTATTCTGGACTCGGAGAAGAGCAAAATCATGGAGGAAAAGTTTGGCTTCAACGAGATCCTCAAA CATGTGAACGAGCTCTCCATGAAGCTGGACGTGGAAGAAATCCTTCAGAAGGCTGAAAGCATCTGGTTGCAGATCAACCAGTGTCAG GGCCTGCCTCAGGCCGTGCTCAACATCCTGGCGTCGGACTCTGAAGCTTGCCGTTGCCGTGACTCCAACCAGCGCGCAGCATCCTCGGCCGTGCCCATGGCGGGAGCCTTGCATCGAGACAAACGTGCCTGCGCCACCTCCAGCGGACACTTGCGAGCCATGGACTCTCAGCATCTTAGCAAAGTGGCCTTCATGTCCTAG
- the LOC125970120 gene encoding fibroblast growth factor receptor substrate 2 isoform X1 translates to MGSSCSSCPDKELIADNHQSKFKVVNVDDDGNELGAGVMELTDGELVLHTHRRDDIRWPYLCLRRYGYDSNLFSFESGRRCQTGQGIFAFKCARAEEIFNMLQDIMHSHSISVVEEAVLDTGHQGATLSPAALGYSVPTVPNGVTRLPSTGDVPSHPSSRHPSVASTRLPSVGEESTHPLLVSDESASPACAPAAPAPPDERCPCFQAHTYVNTARLLEEPLSTDVAPESPAFPDDRGPATPPPPPRVNCDTLPPEPRVLLEPQGARFVLGPTPVQRRLREAGETREGDKEAAETGAAPHWRRPPPLTPDLQNVNNSAQRRTALLDYENLPALPPVWEARKSSWEEEENGGGLKTLSLNGFNLHCCPLPLSAAYDPSHNYVNTENVTAPLSAHRPETARRRPDGPTVFNFDFRRAPVAGEPPKTLNYIEVETDNGGGNRGASDGSDPHTPRTPTSPPPPGTPTRRTELYALIDIERTAAMSNLQKARPRDDGTSRKTRHNSTELPSKSAAAL, encoded by the exons ATGGGTAGTAGCTGTTCAAGCTGTCCAGACAAAGAATTGATTGCAGATAATCATCAAAGTAAATTCAAG GTGGTCAACGTGGACGACGATGGGAACGAGCTGGGCGCCGGCGTGATGGAGCTGACGGATGGCGAGCTGGTCCTGCACACGCATCGCCGCGACGACATTAGGTGGCCGTACCTGTGCCTGCGTCGCTATGGTTACGACTCCAACCTCTTCTCCTTCGAGAGCGGGCGCCGCTGTCAGACCGGACAAG GTATCTTTGCGTTCAAGTGCGCACGTGCTGAGGAAATCTTCAATATGCTGCAAGACATCATGCACAGTCACAGCATTAGCGTTGTGGAGGAAGCTGTGCTGGAcactggccaccagggggcaacgCTCTCACCTGCag CCCTGGGTTACTCTGTGCCGACAGTGCCCAATGGTGTGACGCGGCTCCCGTCAACGGGCGATGTCCCGTCCCACCCGTCCAGCCGCCACCCGTCGGTGGCCAGCACCCGGCTGCCGTCGGTGGGCGAAGAGTCCACGCACCCCCTGCTGGTGTCCGACGAGAGCGCAAGTCCGGCGTGCGCTCCCGCTGCCCCAGCGCCGCCCGACGAGCGCTGCCCCTGCTTTCAGGCGCACACCTACGTCAACACGGCGCGTCTGCTAGAGGAGCCGCTGAGCACTGACGTGGCGCCGGAGAGCCCCGCCTTCCCGGATGACCGCGGCCCAGCCACCCCTCCGCCCCCTCCACGGGTGAACTGTGATACGCTGCCGCCGGAGCCCCGGGTGCTACTCGAGCCACAGGGCGCGCGCTTCGTGCTGGGACCCACGCCGGTCCAGCGACGGCTGAGGGAGGCGGGAGAGACTCGAGAGGGTGACAAGGAGGCGGCCGAAACGGGCGCGGCGCCCCACTGGCGCCGCCCACCCCCGCTGACCCCCGACCTGCAGAATGTCAACAACTCAGCGCAGCGCCGAACGGCGTTGCTGGACTATGAGAACCTGCCGGCGCTGCCGCCCGTGTGGGAGGCACGCAAGTCCagctgggaggaggaggagaacggTGGCGGCCTGAAAACGCTGTCGCTCAACGGCTTCAACCTGCATTGTTGCCCCCTCCCGCTGTCGGCCGCCTACGATCCCTCGCACAACTACGTCAACACGGAGAACGTGACGGCACCGCTGAGCGCCCACCGACCTGAAACGGCGCGGCGCCGCCCTGACGGGCCCACCGTCTTCAACTTTGACTTCCGCCGAGCGCCGGTGGCGGGCGAGCCGCCTAAGACGCTCAACTACATTGAGGTGGAGACGGACAACGGGGGCGGCAACCGGGGTGCTTCGGATGGCAGTGACCCGCACACGCCGCGCACCCCCACCTCgcccccgccacccggcacaccCACGCGCCGCACTGAGCTCTATGCACTCATCGACATCGAGCGCACGGCTGCCATGTCCAACCTGCAGAAGGCGCGACCGCGGGACGACGGCACCTCGCGCAAGACGCGCCACAACAGCACCGAGCTACCTAGCAAGAGTGCCGCTGCCTTGTGA